GCCGCGAAAACTCATGCCGGAGAAGAATTGCCCGTTGGTGTAGCCTTCGCCGATCAATACTTCGCTACGTAAAGGATAAATCGCGCGCTGGATATAACGGCGGCTGGTGCTCCAGCGGCTGCCGTTATATTTGCTGTAACTGAAGTTGGATTGCTGGCGATAACGCCATAGCCCCAAATTAATACCACCATTGAAACTCAGCCAGGTGGAATCCATGCCACCAGCGCTACCCTGCCGCGACTCAACATGGTACTGGTTAGCCATATAATTGAGAAATAGCATACTTTCCCCGGCGCTGAGACTTGCTTCGCTTACGCTGCCACGGGGAACCGATTTCAATAACGCCTGCGGCGCGGTGAAATCCATTCGCAATTGCGCCATGTCATCTTTACGGGTGATACCGTTCAATGCCTTATCGTCTGGCCAATAACATGATGGCGCAGCGTCGTCAGACAATGCGTTAAAACCCAACGTTGTTAATAAATCATGGGGCAGACACGGTTCGATTTTTTTACCGCGCCGGGAAAACTCAATCTCGCGGTGGGTAGTAAATTTCCCATTGAGATAAATATCAAGAGAGTGTCGACCGGGCGTAATTAAGTCATCCTTATTTAAGCGCTGAAGATCTTCATTAGATAATCCACTATTTCGTAGCAAGGATGAGTCAAAATAAAATTCATTATCTTTCGCTGATACTGTCAACGACACAACAGAAATAAACCCTATGAGAATACGAAAGCATGAGGAGCGCAGATGCATCAGTACCATCCGAGTTGAATAATGTTTTATATTTCCGGGCGGAAGATTTATTTAACTAAAGAATACGACTTGCTAAATACTCCACCATAATCATTTATTGCATTAATCGTTAATTTATCCGCACCACTCGTCGGGAGATTCCACTGCGTAATGGAGCGTGGCGCAATCATTCCTTTGAATTTTATTGGATGTTTCTTTTCCCGTTCTTCAGTAAAAGCGCTAATCACAGAAATATGGTAAGCACTCGTATTATTCACTTCGACAATTTGACCATGTAATGTCACTTTTACATTGTCCAGAGAATGGTTAGCATCTCCTGTAATACCGTCGGGGCGGTAAAAAATTTTTAGTCGGCTTTTTATCAGCATGGTTAAACTGTTCTGCCCACGTTCAGACGTTTTCTTTGCCGGATATTGTAAAAAATTCAACCAAAAAAGAGATTCCCGATCCTGAGGAAATTGTGCCCCGGTAAATTTCAGCCGTAATGTGTGCTCAGTAGCTGGATTAATACGGAAAATCGATGGCATCAAAAGAAACGGCGCGTCAGCCGTTTCTGGTGTCGACTGGGGATTATTTTTATCTGTCCAGACCTGCACCAGAACAGGCTCATTACCTGTATTAGTAAAAGCTAATGCCTTTTCTTTTATGTCAGCAGGATAAATAACGCGCGTCCCGACCATCGTCACACTGGCGCAAACATTTCCGACAATAAAAAATAATAATGCTGTCAGTGATATATATTTCGACATACTGATATAAGCCGCATAGAAGCGCTGCATAATGCAGCGCTTTAAGAAAGATTATTGATAAGTCACAGCAAATTGCGCTTGTGCTTCAACAGCGCCAGGCGTTGCCTGCCCGGTCGCGTAATAACGTGCTGCCAGGTCATAAGTTACGGTAGTGTTGGCTCCGCCGACAGATTGCGTCGCGGTTTGGGCTTTATTTCCCGTAAAGTCCAGCGCACTCGCCCCTTCCATCAGCTGAATCGCAACGTTTGTTGCCGGTGAAGTGCTCGCGGTATTTTTCAAATTCGTACCATCAATATCGTTGGCAACAAAAACAATACCGGCATTGGATGCTTGTGCGCCGCCACAGCCAGAAAGCGTCACGGTGAACGGCGTATCACCTGTTGTTGAACCGGAAGACGCTAATTGACTGTCACTGACGGTAGGTAAAAGTACAATCGGCGATGTACTACTACCATTAATATTAATATCACAGGTCTGTTCGCTAACTTCACCCATAAAACGCACGGTGTTATTTGATGTCGCTGCAAAAGCAGAACTGCTTAACGACAAAATAGCCGTCGCTGCAAACACATTTATCAACTTATTCATAAACTCGCCTCACTATTAATATTAACAACCCCAAAACACTTGATTGATATATATTCAATCAATTTAATATCGCGAGTAAATTACACTGGCTTAATATTGATGTAAAGGTATTAAGAGAGGGCGTTTAATGGAACTAATCTATAACATCAAAATAATAAATAACACTCAAACAACCATTCGTAAGAACTATAAAAAACAAATTAAAAACCTAATTAAAACAGCAAGATAGTTTAATATGGATTTAAGTAACTCGATGATTTAATTCATTAAAATCAGTGTTTAATCAGAATATTCACAAAGAAAAATAAAAT
This genomic interval from Kosakonia sacchari SP1 contains the following:
- a CDS encoding fimbrial biogenesis chaperone: MQRFYAAYISMSKYISLTALLFFIVGNVCASVTMVGTRVIYPADIKEKALAFTNTGNEPVLVQVWTDKNNPQSTPETADAPFLLMPSIFRINPATEHTLRLKFTGAQFPQDRESLFWLNFLQYPAKKTSERGQNSLTMLIKSRLKIFYRPDGITGDANHSLDNVKVTLHGQIVEVNNTSAYHISVISAFTEEREKKHPIKFKGMIAPRSITQWNLPTSGADKLTINAINDYGGVFSKSYSLVK
- a CDS encoding fimbrial protein codes for the protein MNKLINVFAATAILSLSSSAFAATSNNTVRFMGEVSEQTCDININGSSTSPIVLLPTVSDSQLASSGSTTGDTPFTVTLSGCGGAQASNAGIVFVANDIDGTNLKNTASTSPATNVAIQLMEGASALDFTGNKAQTATQSVGGANTTVTYDLAARYYATGQATPGAVEAQAQFAVTYQ